A genomic window from Massilia sp. METH4 includes:
- a CDS encoding response regulator transcription factor produces MKPLVYIVDDDAALRDALASLLRSADMDVATFGSVADFAAHCRDDRNSCLLLDVRLGGHSGMDLHADLKAQGCHLPVVFMTGFGDIPMSVRAMKAGAVDFLAKPVRVEELLEAVGQALARDAASRSEDAARADLRRRYATLTPREREIMALAARGLMNKQIAAEVGTSEITVKIHRGQAMKKMQAKTFADLVRMAEALENR; encoded by the coding sequence ATGAAGCCGCTGGTCTATATCGTCGACGACGACGCGGCGCTGCGCGATGCGCTGGCCAGCCTGCTGCGCTCGGCGGACATGGACGTGGCGACGTTCGGCAGCGTGGCCGACTTCGCCGCCCACTGCCGCGACGACCGCAACAGCTGCCTGCTGCTGGACGTGCGCCTGGGCGGCCACAGCGGCATGGACTTGCACGCCGACCTGAAGGCGCAGGGTTGCCACCTGCCGGTGGTGTTCATGACGGGCTTCGGCGATATTCCCATGTCGGTACGGGCGATGAAGGCCGGCGCCGTCGATTTCCTCGCCAAGCCCGTGCGCGTGGAAGAGCTGCTGGAAGCGGTCGGCCAGGCGCTGGCCCGCGACGCGGCGAGCCGCAGCGAGGACGCCGCGCGCGCCGACCTGCGCCGCCGCTACGCCACGCTGACCCCGCGCGAACGCGAGATCATGGCCCTGGCCGCCCGCGGCCTGATGAACAAGCAGATCGCCGCCGAAGTCGGCACCAGCGAAATCACCGTCAAGATCCACCGCGGCCAGGCCATGAAGAAAATGCAGGCCAAGACCTTCGCCGACCTCGTGCGCATGGCCGAGGCCCTCGAAAACCGGTGA
- a CDS encoding ATP-binding protein, producing the protein MPGSLRATLQKTVIVLLTVAIFAIDAFTPLDSAIAVMYVTVVLATAHLWPRHILAVTGLCLGLTLAAHFITGWFGVVNSSLARCAVSLAAIGTSGYLAHVGARATARLLQREESLRLSRQQLAHVTRVTTLGELAASIAHEVNQPLAAISANGEAALRWLRRPQPEPREVEHALQRMLSDTCRASEVIRRIRALARKGDASFAPVDVTDMVRDCAALLQRELASHGATLVLDIADGLPPVGGDRVQLQQVLINLLMNGMQAMAPRGGTLTLAAGRQGDGLRIAVSDEGPGIPDDQAGRLFEPFYSTKPDGMGMGLPICRSIVDAHGGRIAALPSRPDRRGATIEITLPASREAA; encoded by the coding sequence ATGCCCGGTTCCCTGCGCGCCACACTGCAAAAGACAGTGATCGTGCTGCTGACGGTCGCCATCTTCGCGATCGATGCCTTCACCCCGCTCGACAGCGCCATCGCCGTCATGTACGTCACCGTCGTGCTGGCCACTGCCCACCTGTGGCCCCGCCACATCCTGGCGGTGACCGGACTGTGCCTGGGCCTCACGCTGGCGGCGCACTTCATCACCGGCTGGTTCGGGGTCGTCAATTCCTCGCTGGCGCGTTGCGCCGTCAGCCTGGCGGCGATCGGCACCAGCGGCTATCTCGCGCACGTGGGCGCGCGGGCCACGGCCCGGTTGCTGCAACGCGAGGAGTCGCTGCGCCTGTCGCGCCAGCAGCTGGCGCACGTGACGCGCGTGACGACGCTGGGCGAACTGGCCGCCTCGATCGCGCACGAGGTGAACCAGCCGCTCGCCGCGATCTCCGCCAATGGCGAGGCGGCGCTGCGCTGGCTGCGCCGGCCGCAGCCCGAGCCGCGGGAAGTGGAACACGCGCTGCAGCGGATGCTGTCGGACACGTGCCGCGCCAGCGAGGTGATCCGCCGCATCCGCGCGCTGGCCCGCAAGGGCGACGCCAGCTTCGCACCGGTCGACGTGACGGACATGGTGCGCGATTGCGCCGCGCTGCTGCAGCGCGAGCTGGCCAGCCACGGCGCGACCCTCGTGCTGGACATCGCCGATGGCTTGCCGCCGGTCGGCGGCGACCGGGTGCAATTGCAGCAGGTGCTGATCAACCTGCTGATGAACGGGATGCAGGCGATGGCGCCGCGCGGCGGCACGCTCACCCTCGCGGCGGGACGGCAGGGAGACGGCCTGCGCATCGCCGTCAGCGACGAAGGGCCTGGCATCCCGGATGACCAGGCCGGCCGCCTGTTCGAGCCCTTCTACAGCACCAAGCCCGACGGCATGGGCATGGGCCTGCCGATCTGCCGCTCGATCGTCGACGCCCACGGCGGCCGCATCGCCGCCCTGCCGTCCCGGCCCGACCGCCGCGGCGCCACCATCGAGATCACACTGCCGGCCAGCCGGGAGGCGGCATGA
- a CDS encoding response regulator: MSLTDQEVCIVDDDASVRTAVGSLVRSLGLRARLFASAEEFLAAGGAPDLVISDLQMPGMSGIDLLELLRGRADRVPFIVVTAFLQDGVKGRAIQAGAACVLGKPFHADALVGCIERALGSGHTHV; encoded by the coding sequence GTGTCCCTTACAGATCAGGAAGTCTGCATCGTCGACGACGATGCGTCCGTGCGTACCGCTGTCGGCAGCCTGGTACGGTCGCTGGGCTTGCGCGCCCGGCTGTTCGCGTCGGCGGAAGAATTTCTCGCCGCCGGCGGCGCGCCGGACCTGGTGATCTCCGATCTCCAGATGCCCGGCATGAGCGGCATCGACCTGCTCGAGCTGCTGCGCGGGCGGGCCGACCGCGTCCCCTTCATCGTCGTCACTGCCTTCCTGCAGGACGGCGTGAAGGGCCGCGCCATTCAGGCCGGCGCCGCCTGCGTGCTCGGCAAGCCTTTCCATGCAGACGCCCTCGTCGGCTGCATCGAGCGCGCGCTGGGGTCCGGTCATACGCACGTATGA